In a genomic window of Cygnus atratus isolate AKBS03 ecotype Queensland, Australia chromosome 23, CAtr_DNAZoo_HiC_assembly, whole genome shotgun sequence:
- the ATP5IF1 gene encoding ATPase inhibitor, mitochondrial, producing MAAVAALRGGLRGALVAQQQRAWSSGSGADQLGELGKGAGKGGGGGGAIREAGGAFGKKQAAEEERYFREKEREQLSALRKHHEEEIDHHKKEIERLQKEIERHKYKIKKLKDDD from the exons atggcggcggtggcggcgctGAGGGGCGGCCTGCGCGGGGCCCTGGTGGCGCAGCAGCAGCGCGCCTGGAGCTCGGGCTCGGGAGCCGACCAG CTGGGCGAGCTGGGCAAAGGCGCCGGgaagggcggcggcggcggcggcgccatCCGCGAGGCCGGCGGCGCCTTCGGCAAGAAGCAGGCGGCCGAGGAGGAGCGGTACTTCAG ggagaaagagagggagcAGCTCTCTGCCTTAAGGAAGCACCATGAGGAAGAGATCGATCACCACAAGAAAGAGATCGAGCGACTGCAGAAAGAAATCGAGCGTCATAAGTATAAGATCAAGAAGCTTAAAGATGATGACTAA